A window from Onychostoma macrolepis isolate SWU-2019 chromosome 07, ASM1243209v1, whole genome shotgun sequence encodes these proteins:
- the cdkn1ca gene encoding cyclin dependent kinase inhibitor 1Ca, with protein MANVDVSSNLERHVARRTFPLLARTKVCRNLFGPVDHEELHGEMKRQLQEISERDQSRWNFNFETNSPLPGDYEWEAISEDTVPFFYKDKVQSPRARAAASVSATGDASSAVDCGSHGASRGPLVQESADVPSRANEINQENLSGALNSSPARSSVLRNRRKRSLIPETPRNSTPQITDFFPKRKRTVLESKQDERSSLQAGTSTSTEVTPRKTIR; from the exons ATGGCAAACGTGGACGTATCAAGCAATCTGGAGCGTCATGTTGCACGGAGGACCTTTCCTCTTCTCGCGCGCACAAAGGTTTGCCGTAACCTTTTCGGACCCGTGGATCACGAGGAGCTGCACGGTGAAATGAAACGACAACTCCAGGAGATCTCCGAGCGAGACCAGAGCCGGTGGAATTTTAACTTTGAGACCAACTCGCCTTTGCCTGGAGATTACGAGTGGGAGGCGATTTCAGAGGACACTGTGCCGTTTTTCTACAAGGATAAAGTGCAAAGTCCGAGAGCTCGCGCCGCGGCGTCTGTTAGTGCAACAGGAGACGCGTCCAGCGCTGTTGACTGCGGGTCACATGGGGCTTCCAGGGGTCCGCTAGTCCAAGAATCCGCGGACGTCCCGAGTCGAGCCAACGAAATCAACCAGGAGAACCTCTCTGGTGCACTCAACTCAAGCCCAGCTCGTTCTTCAGTCCTCAGAAACAGGCGGAAGAGGTCACTCATCCCAGAGACCCCCAGAAACAGCACGCCACAAATTACAG ACTTCTTCCCGAAAAGAAAAAGGACCGTGCTGGAGTCCAAGCAGGATGAACGTAGCTCGCTTCAAGCCGGCACATCCACCAGCACTGAAGTAACGCCACGCAAAACTATAAGATGA